AATCAGGACCACCGGCCCCGAAAAACCGCTTAAGGCCGCGGAAACCGCGCCGATATTGGTCGCTTTGGAATCGTCATAATACTTCACGCCACCAAACTCTCCGACCAGAGACAACCGGTGCCCCAATGGCCTGAAACCGACCAGCGCCTTCTGTACCGCCGACGCAGCGCAACCGAAAATCCTCGCGGCCAGAATCGCCGCCGCCGCATTATGGGCATTCGGCTCACCGGCAAGACAGCTGCCGGTAAGGGAAAACGTTTCAACATCACCGCCTTTGGCAAGATCAACGCGGACCAGAGCGCCGCAGATCGATGCGGAAGGTGTGCCCGGCGGAGGGTTCACTCCGAAAAAGCCCCTCTGCGCCGGAACGGGATACCCGTCAATCCTTGAAGTGATCTCGGGGTCATCGCCATTGATCACCGCATGTCCGGTGCGGAGCTGTCCTTTAAAAATTGACAGTTTCGATGCCGCATATTCTTCATAGTCGTGATAGCGATCCAGATGGTCCGGGGAAATATTCAGCAGAAGAGCGATTTCCGGCCTGAAGTCCGGTGCGGTATCAAGCTGAAAGCTGCTGACCTCGAGGACCGCAAGATCGGTTTCTTCCGTTTTCAGCAGATGTTCGGCCAGCGGGACCCCAAGGTTTCCGCCGACAAACGCCCGAAATCCGGCCGTTTTCACTATTATCCCGAGCAGTTCGGTGACCGTGCTTTTGCCGTTGGTGCCGGTAATCGCCAGGATCGGCTTATCATAAAGCGCCGCCGCAAGAGCAAGCTCACCGATCACCCTGATCCCCTGTTCTCTTGCCGCCGCAAAGAATTGCTGCTGCAACGGAACACCGGGACTGACCACAATGAGATTGATCCCTTCAAGAAGATCTCCGGCAAGAGTCCCGCACTGCAA
This DNA window, taken from Pseudomonadota bacterium, encodes the following:
- the murD gene encoding UDP-N-acetylmuramoyl-L-alanine--D-glutamate ligase; amino-acid sequence: LQCGTLAGDLLEGINLIVVSPGVPLQQQFFAAAREQGIRVIGELALAAALYDKPILAITGTNGKSTVTELLGIIVKTAGFRAFVGGNLGVPLAEHLLKTEETDLAVLEVSSFQLDTAPDFRPEIALLLNISPDHLDRYHDYEEYAASKLSIFKGQLRTGHAVINGDDPEITSRIDGYPVPAQRGFFGVNPPPGTPSASICGALVRVDLAKGGDVETFSLTGSCLAGEPNAHNAAAAILAARIFGCAASAVQKALVGFRPLGHRLSLVGEFGGVKYYDDSKATNIGAVSAALSGFSGPVVLIAGGRDKGGDYRLMLDQVTGRVKAMVLIGEAKDKMAEAFSGVTKVVMAESMDDAVRKAGNLAAEGDSVLLSPACASFDMFDSYSHRGDVFRAAVSEIMMR